The following coding sequences lie in one Rutidosis leptorrhynchoides isolate AG116_Rl617_1_P2 chromosome 4, CSIRO_AGI_Rlap_v1, whole genome shotgun sequence genomic window:
- the LOC139841275 gene encoding uncharacterized protein, producing MGNSLRCCLSCLIPCGALDLIRIVHLNGYVEEITRPVTAGEVLKNHPNYVLSKPTSQGVVRRILILSNSSELKRGSIYFLIPASSVPENKRKPRNKENVVKIKTVTGDQLCVSGGVVVEKKVARRKARRSVDSGGGDWQPHLESIFEEQ from the coding sequence ATGGGAAATAGTCTAAGATGTTGTTTATCATGTCTAATTCCATGTGGAGCACTGGATTTGATCCGAATTGTTCATTTAAATGGCTACGTTGAAGAGATCACACGTCCGGTTACAGCAGGCGAGGTTTTAAAAAACCACCCGAATTATGTACTAAGTAAACCAACATCACAAGGTGTAGTTAGGCGGATTCTTATTTTATCAAATAGTTCTGAATTAAAAAGAGGTAGTATTTATTTTTTAATCCCGGCTTCTTCTGTTCCTGAGAACAAAAGAAAACCGAGAAATAAAGAAAATGTGGTGAAAATTAAGACGGTGACGGGTGATCAATTGTGTGTTTCTGGCGGTGTTGTGGTGGAGAAAAAGGTAGCTCGTCGGAAAGCTCGCCGGAGTGTTGATAGTGGTGGTGGTGATTGGCAACCTCATCTTGAAAGCATCTTTGAAGAACAATAA
- the LOC139844650 gene encoding UPF0664 stress-induced protein C29B12.11c-like: MALNPHLYANGMPVAFINEMFVLIRDGIEFEINNIHGARGGIIKAKGVLYLSNVRLVFVADKPTQVFTAFDMPLLYVHGEKFHQPVFHCNNITGVVDPVVPYGQNRDMYPAHSFKILFKHGGCGTFVPLFFNMIKFVRQYNQEYVSSNATHFDPLRAAQTPVDEVMNCAYVDPSDPTKIYLQQPAPEEHRRETYHS, encoded by the exons ATGGCGTTAAACCCGCATCTATACGCTAACGGGATGCCTGTTGCATTCATTAACGAGATGTTTGTTTTAATTCGAGATGGAATTGAGTTTGAGATCAACAATATCCATGG GGCTCGTGGAGGAATTATAAAAGCAAAGGGTGTGCTCTATTTGTCAAATGTTCGTCTTGTTTTTGTTGCTGATAAGCCTACACAGGTCTTTACGGCTTTCGATATGCCCTTG CTCTATGTGCACGGCGAAAAATTTCATCAACCGGTTTTTCACTGCAACAATATAACAGGAGTTGTGGACCCT GTAGTTCCATATGGGCAGAACAGAGATATGTATCCTGCTCACTCTTTCAAGATTTTGTTCAAACATGGCGGTTGTGGGACATTTGTGCCTTTGTTTTTCAACATGATAAAATTTGTGAGACAATATAATCAAGAATATGTTTCTTCAAATGCAACCCATTTTGATCCTTTAAGGGCTGCCCAAACTCCAGTAGATGAAGTAATGAACTGCGC ATATGTTGATCCAAGTGATCCAACTAAGATCTATCTGCAACAGCCAGCTCCAGAAGAACATAGACGCGAGACTTACCATTCTTGA